A window of the Streptomyces sp. JB150 genome harbors these coding sequences:
- a CDS encoding DNA topoisomerase IV subunit B, producing MTAETSVPSTALLAGADRDGSNYTARHLLVLEGLEAVRKRPGMYIGSTDSRGLMHCLWEIIDNSVDEALGGYCDHIEVILHDDGSVEVRDNGRGIPVDVEPKTGLSGVEVVMTKLHAGGKFGGGSYAASGGLHGVGASVVNALSARLDVEVDRAGHTHAISFRRGVPGAFAGNGPDAKFEAKSGLRKAKKIPKTRTGTRVRYWADRQIFLKDAKLALENLHQRARQTAFLVPGLTIVVRDEYGLGEGGSKGEESFRFDGGISEFCEFLASDKPICDVLRFTGQGTFKETVPVLDEHGQMTPTEVTRELGVDVALRWGTGYETTVKSFVNIIATPKGGTHVAGFEQAVAKTMNEVLRAKKLLRVAEDDIVKDDALEGLTAVVTVRLAEPQFEGQTKEVLGTSAARRIVNNVVSKELKAFLTATKRDAAQQARVVMEKVVAAARTRIAARQHKDAQRRKTALESSSLPAKLADCRSDDVDRSELFIVEGDSALGTAKLARNSEFQALLPIRGKILNVQKSSVTDMLKNAECGAIIQVIGAGSGRTFDIDAARYGKIIMMTDADVDGSHIRTLLLTLFHRYMRPMVEAGRVFAAVPPLHRIELIQPKKGQDKYVYTYSDRELRDKLMEFQSKGIRYKDSIQRYKGLGEMDADQLAETTMDPRHRTLRRINLSDLDAAEQVFDLLMGNDVAPRKEFISSSAATLDRSRIDA from the coding sequence GTGACCGCCGAGACGTCCGTGCCGTCCACAGCGCTGCTGGCAGGAGCAGACCGGGACGGTTCCAACTACACCGCTCGGCACCTGCTCGTCCTGGAGGGGCTGGAGGCCGTCCGCAAGCGCCCGGGCATGTACATCGGCTCGACCGACAGCCGCGGCCTGATGCACTGCCTCTGGGAGATCATCGACAACTCCGTCGACGAGGCCCTGGGCGGCTACTGCGACCACATCGAGGTGATCCTCCACGACGACGGCTCGGTCGAGGTGCGCGACAACGGCCGCGGCATCCCGGTCGACGTCGAGCCCAAGACCGGTCTGTCCGGTGTCGAGGTCGTGATGACCAAGCTGCACGCCGGCGGCAAGTTCGGCGGCGGCTCCTACGCGGCCTCCGGCGGTCTGCACGGCGTCGGCGCCTCCGTGGTGAACGCGCTGTCCGCGCGGCTGGACGTCGAGGTCGACCGGGCGGGCCACACCCACGCGATCAGCTTCCGGCGCGGCGTCCCCGGCGCCTTCGCCGGAAACGGGCCGGACGCCAAGTTCGAGGCCAAGAGCGGCCTGCGCAAGGCCAAGAAGATCCCCAAGACCCGCACCGGCACCCGCGTGCGCTACTGGGCCGACCGCCAGATCTTCCTCAAGGACGCCAAGCTCGCCCTGGAGAACCTGCACCAGCGCGCCCGCCAGACCGCCTTCCTGGTGCCCGGACTGACCATCGTCGTCCGCGACGAGTACGGCCTCGGCGAGGGCGGCAGCAAGGGCGAGGAGTCGTTCCGCTTCGACGGCGGCATCAGCGAGTTCTGCGAGTTCCTCGCCTCCGACAAGCCGATCTGCGACGTACTCCGCTTCACCGGCCAGGGCACCTTCAAGGAGACCGTCCCGGTCCTCGACGAGCACGGCCAGATGACGCCCACCGAGGTCACCCGCGAGCTCGGCGTCGACGTCGCCCTGCGCTGGGGCACCGGCTACGAGACGACCGTGAAGTCGTTCGTCAACATCATCGCCACCCCCAAGGGCGGTACCCACGTCGCCGGCTTCGAGCAGGCGGTCGCCAAGACGATGAACGAGGTGCTGCGCGCCAAGAAGCTGCTGCGCGTCGCCGAGGACGACATCGTCAAGGACGACGCCCTCGAAGGGCTGACCGCGGTCGTCACCGTACGGCTCGCCGAGCCGCAGTTCGAGGGGCAGACCAAGGAGGTGCTCGGCACCTCCGCGGCCCGCCGGATCGTGAACAACGTGGTCTCCAAGGAACTGAAGGCGTTCCTGACGGCCACGAAGCGTGACGCCGCGCAGCAGGCCCGCGTGGTCATGGAAAAGGTCGTCGCCGCCGCGCGGACCCGCATCGCCGCCCGCCAGCACAAGGACGCGCAGCGCCGCAAGACGGCCCTGGAGTCCTCCTCGCTGCCCGCCAAGCTCGCCGACTGCCGCAGCGACGACGTGGACCGCAGCGAGCTGTTCATCGTCGAGGGAGACTCCGCGCTCGGCACCGCCAAGCTCGCCCGGAACAGCGAGTTCCAGGCGCTGCTGCCGATCCGCGGCAAGATCCTCAACGTCCAGAAGTCGTCCGTGACCGACATGCTCAAGAACGCCGAGTGCGGCGCGATCATCCAGGTCATAGGAGCGGGCTCGGGCCGGACCTTCGACATCGACGCGGCCCGCTACGGCAAGATCATCATGATGACCGACGCCGACGTCGACGGCTCGCACATCCGGACGCTGCTGCTCACGCTGTTCCACCGCTACATGCGGCCCATGGTCGAGGCCGGCCGTGTGTTCGCCGCGGTCCCGCCGCTGCACCGCATCGAGCTGATCCAGCCCAAGAAGGGTCAGGACAAGTACGTCTACACGTACTCGGACCGGGAACTGCGGGACAAGCTCATGGAGTTCCAGAGCAAGGGCATCCGCTACAAGGACTCCATCCAGCGCTACAAGGGCCTCGGCGAGATGGACGCCGACCAGCTGGCCGAGACCACCATGGACCCGCGCCACCGCACCCTGCGCCGGATCAACCTCTCCGACCTGGACGCCGCCGAGCAGGTCTTCGACCTGCTGATGGGCAACGACGTGGCGCCCCGCAAGGAGTTCATCTCCAGCTCGGCGGCGACGCTGGACCGCTCGCGCATCGACGCGTAG